ATCAGGGTTGCAGCCGTTGCCTCTTGTGGCACAGCGCAAAGTTGGCTGCGGGTCTGGTGagagcagggaaacaaagaaacTTCACAAGGTTTTATTTGAGGGCACTGTTACTGTACAAAGAAAAGCACTACAAGTACAGCTTCTGCAAGTGTTTACATCTGCTTTCTGGGGTTCACGGAAGGCAATCTTGACACAATGGGGATGAAATTACATACGTCCCTTCATTGAACCTACACGTTACTAGTTGGTTTTactcctctcctctgctttaCACATTTCTGCCAAAGTCACTGACCAACACACCAATACTCTCTTCCCTTCAGAGCACGTAGCTATCGAGGGAAGGTAATGGTCATCTTAGTTTCCGTTTTCTCCCTTGCAAGCCTTACACATGGCAGCCTTTGTGAACTGCTGCTAACTGGTCTATCAAGATAATCAGAAAATTAAGATAAAGCAGCGGGCTGTTTGAGTGAAGGGGCTTCTGCCTTCCTCAGACCATTTGCTGCATATTGTTAGGAATGTAGCAGTAACTTGGGGGTTATGATAGAGGAAAAGCAGTTCCTTCATGCAGGGCATAATGCAAAAGTGAGAGGCAAAAGAAAGCAGAGGTTTCTTTCTGAGCCTGACCTGGCTCTGAATTACAGGAGATGACAAGGTCTTCAGTCAGTGGGAAGTAAAGATGCCATGGAATCCATAAGGCATTTGCACTGGGACTTCTGCTCGCCCCAATTCTCTGAAGGTTTCTGCATCCAGGACAAGCAGGAAAGCACTTTGGTTCTGCAGGatgaaaacaaagccagaaTGAATGCCTAGGCTGAACTTCATTCTACAGTCCAACCCACTGCATCTGTCACAAGGGAGCCCAAATGTACAACCAGGCCATACAGACCAAGACTGTAAGACAGTCAGCCAGGAGCACTGATAGTCACAGATACCACTCAAGAAACACTGACATTCCAGGGCACAGTCCTACTTGAAGTTTGTCTGGCTGTGCTTGGCAGTTGCAGAGGCACATGGAGCTAGAACCGTCTGTCAGAGAGCCTCAAATTCAGCTTTGTAATTTAGAAAGTATAACTAATACTATGTGACTTTGAACTAGTAGCAAGAAGTTACCTCAGTGAGGGAGACCACAACAGACAAGATGACTCCACTGTCTTCTGCTGTGGCGTtaggcactggcacaaacacaGGCTCTGAAGGGTAGGATCCATCCTCCTGCCAAATCTAGCAAGCACAGTAACATAtggatgtgtttcatttcattaaTACTTGTCTGCTATAGTTAGCAGAGTTGCAAGTTGAAGTGCTCCCCACAAAGATACCCAGGCATACTTTGTGCTCCAAGAAACCTATAGTTCAAccttttaattaattattttgattCCAGTAGTATGATGGTGCCAATGTTGTGACAGCGCGCCAGTTGTGCCAGGCATCATGCAAACAGACAGCAAAAAGTGTTCCTATTACTCATTTCATCCAACAGTTTGCATGGGCACAGGTGTAAGCTGCAATTTCAGAAAACACCGCCAACCTGGCTGGCACAATCACCTTCATACCATGCTAGTGCAGACCATGTTGTGCCCAAGCAGTGTGGGGAGGAGATCCATCACCATCACCACCTgaggacagagctgctgctcctacTGCAGGCAGAGCAACAGCACCCCAAAGCTGTGCTGAAGGAGGGTACTCACTGCAAAACGAGCATCCAGAGCAGAACTATTAAAAAGGGCATCTCTTTCTGAGGATCCCTAACTCTCTCTAGCCTCAGGAAAGTCTCTGAGGAATAAACATTTAACACTTTGGAGATCATTATTCCCTGTTTAAGGGACATACAGGAAAAATTCTAGCTTGTGTTCGCAGTTGGGAAATATCCTAAACTTTGTTTCTTGCCTGAGCCACAAATGCTTTGGCAGTTTATCCCCAACTGCCTATGCTGCTTGGGTATTTCTGTACTGTCTAAGAGACGACTCTTCTTTGGCCGGGAAGATGCATGCATACTTTACCCAACCCTTTCTGTTCCATCATCTATCTAAGAACCTGGAGTGATATCCTCTCCTGGTAAGTGTGCCACATTTATGAAGTGCTAGGTGAGAGATGAAATTAGAAACCTCCTCTCAGACCCATATGAATGAAGACCCCTAAAGAATAAAGTGCCTAGTAAATGACGTATCTTCAAGGCCAGTTCAGTGGAATGACTCCTATTACTGAAAAAAGATAACATCACTTCACCTCACCTTGAAATTCTTGGTCTCCACGTCAACCTTGATCAAGGAATCTCCAATCAAATGCTGAAAACCACATCCATAGAAGTAACGGTACCTCCTACCGTTGTACCGAGAGTAGTTGATCTGGGGGAACTCCAAGCCCCCAACCTTTTCAAATCCCTCAGGGTAGAGATTTTCATGTGTGCACCAGACCTAGAAGAAGCATGCATTACACCAGTGTCAGTTTAGCTTTGGCTGGGCAGAAGACCTGACCGGTCCCACCAACCCGCTGTGTGACCAtcacagagaagaaatgttTAAAGGTGAGCCTGACAATCACACTGAGGCAAGTAGAAGCACCAATTCCATCTCCCTTACCTGTTTCACCCAAATAATTGACTCATCATTGCAGACCACAGCCATAAATGCAGTTACCTAAGTCTTTGATGCGTACCTTGCCATCTGCATCTTTCACAGCCCTTGCCAATGTATAAGAAAGCGGGTTCAGATTCTTCCCCACAGGTGTGTCTGCATTCACATTCAGTGGGAGAACAAAGCGACGAGGGAAAGCTCGGGATATCGAGTCATAAATCTGTTACAGAGACAGAAAGTTACGGTGATGGAGAGAGGACAGTGGCATTTTGAGCTAAGTGCCCTTTTTGGGAACAATTCTGAAGTTTTAGACATTCCTCCCAcccctgaaatatttttcttctttctgttatGTGTTTTACCAAATTCTGGTAAGGGCTCTGCTTGTTCCAGTACTTtacagtagaaaacaaaaagacagcTTATTAAATGAGTCAGCATTGCTTTGACAGTAATTAATGCTGTGTTGGGTATGGAAATCACTGTTATTCTCCAAATCCAGCATTGGGACATATGCTGCACTATATCTTATTCAGTTAGAACAGACTTACATTGATCGTTTTTGCAGCCTATCCACACATGTCCTGCTGACTCTGCGAATCAGGCTCTTCTTGCCTAATCAAGATCATGAGCTAACAGAGGAATTACAGAAAATGGGATTTCCATAGCACTGAGCAAGCAGAGGAGATACCCGTGCTGGAAATGCACCCTCTACAGCCTTGTTGGTGATTagtggcagttgcactttggGAGCCTGAACAAAGCACTGAGAAACTTCcccattattttaaataatatgaaCCATGCATGGAAAAATAGTAAGCTGCAtgctgtttcagaagaaaaactgcttGACTGCAGACTGTCTCAGATCTTCATGGGATGACCATACTGCTTGCTGTTAATCTCGGAGTGTAAATGCTGGCTGTGAAATTAATGGAAGGAGGGGTTTGTCCAGATCAGGACTGGAAATCTCTGACTTAATGTTCTACATCAGTCTCTGGAGGAGCTTCCCTCTCCCCTGAATGATAAGGTGAGCAGAAGGAGACTACTGTACCTCAGTTGAGTGCCTGAAGTTAGCCTGCGTgattttcctctgctgttccCAGGTACACATGGACTTCATGTTTGGGAAGTCTAAGGTAGTGGTGGATTTTCTTGGGCAGCAAAGATGAGAGCAAACAGGCAGCCCTCAGTGTGGCACATTCAGCAGGTTGCATGAGAGGAATAATTCCACCATTGCCATTAACGTTCTGTTCAAGCCAAGTTCAGAACCCATAATACTTCCAAATATTATGCCTTCTAGTTAAAACAGGCGCCAAGGACcctgttttggtgtttttcagtTACTTCAACCTGTAACTCACCAGTTCAACTTGAAACTTCACTTTGATCGTATGTGTTAATCTCAAAACCctattttcaaagcttttgtgGTTTATGTACCCACAGTAAACTTATTGGTTGAGGAACTCTGCCAGACAAAATATAGTTTACTTAGCAAGCAAAAGCACTAAAACGATTTGGGGAAAACAGACAAAGCATGCTCAGGCATGCCCTAGTCTTTTCGTGCAGCGTAAAATTAAGATTCTGTTCTGAAATGACTTGGACTCGTGTGTATTACAGTTTAATGGCTATGCTACTTGTCAGTTAAAGAACGTGGGTGTTGGAAACACATGCCCAATGTTGACAAAAGGAAATCTTCAGACAGATCAAATTATAGTTCTTTTGTGCTCagagaaggctgaaaaaaagCTGGAATCAGTTTCCAAAGCAAATGGTCTTAACATTTTGCTGTAACTGAAGTAATGCTCACCACatctttgcaaaaaaataacaaaggaaagcaaaacaaaatgaccCTAAGGGGACCCAACTATACATTTTTCAGATCAGAACGGACTTACTTCTAGAGAGCTCAGAACATAGACAAAGTTCAGATTTGTCTGAACATGTTGTAGAAATGCCTGCCCATCCTCCACAATGTGGTGGGTTACCAATAAACACATCTGCAGAACAAGAAACTGAAAGCACCCCCACTTTTCCATTGTATGACCTATGCAAAATAATGCCCCTTACTTGGCTTTAAATGGTGCTTTTGACAGAGCTGACCATAATAAGTGATTTATGAATACACACTGTTGTGAGGTGAGTGTAAAGAACAATGTAGGGGTTTCTGTgatgtttgtgtttctgtgataTACATAATAAAGGCTGGTTTTCTGAAGTGATGCCTTTAAACAAcagggtttctttttcttttgccttttaaaagtCATGCAAAAGCTTATTTTGCATACTTTCTCAAGGGAAAATTTTATTACACAGGGATATGGAAAATGAGTAtcattaaaaatgagattttaaaacagaagtacATTCTGCCAGGCTGATGGAGATCTGTGTCACACACCAGTTTTAAAAGTTACAAGGAAACTCTTCATGGAGATTATCTGCTAAgagatttaaaaggaaagaaaaataccaacACGTCAGTAGATCATAATTTTAGTTTTTCCATATAGTCATGGTTCCTTTCCTCTGCCTTGTGGTCCTCCATAGTATTCTCCGTTCCACTAACTTGACCCTTGCTTCAGAAAAGTAACTCAACCTCCATGGGGGCCCATCAGATCCTACGCAACACGAATGCAGAGATCTTACCTGATCTAGACCTTCCCCACTGCTCCGCAGATTCTGAAGTTTGTATGTAGCCAAAGTTGTTCCATCATCCTGGCAGCACAGGTCAAGGACCACACAGCCATGATCTTCAAAGGCATTGATTTGATGGAAAGTAGCAAAGGGTTTACTGtaccactgccctggcagcacctACAGTGACCATAAGAGAGGCTACATTTCTTCTCCAAAGATCCGAGCCATACCTCAAAgagttttctcttctctcccccATTTAATTCCCCACTCATTCCTTGGTATTTGTCTTGTGTCCTTGCATTACTATAGAATGGCTGCTTTAAGCCAGTAAGTAGGCAAAACCAGatgaagaaaagccaaaaatgtAAAGCAGCCCTTTGCTGCCCTGACTCCATCTCTAAAGCATCATTCCCAGGCTATAACTGGCCTCTTTATACTACGCCACAGTACTTGGTAACTGCATTTCagtctctgtgctgctgtgccaggaaCCCCAAAGTGCTTATTTCTGCCTGTTCTTTTAGGACTGGTAAAGAAATTAATCAATAGAGAGGAAAATGCACAAAGTAATCCCTATTCTAGTAAACCTACACCCATGCTTATAAAGCTTATATTGCAGTCCTTCTGGATTGATTCTTACAGCTATCTGTGGCTGCTATCCAGCACTCTTCTCTTGGGATCTGAGATCCCAGCTACAGCTGCAGAACTGCTGGAAAGGCCCAAAATCCACCTACCTCCCCAGTGTGCTTGTTCACCACGTGGAAGCAAGTATTGTACTGAGGCTCCCAGCTTATCCCGTCAGCAATGGCTTTCCCACGAAGTTTGGAAGTGATAATCTGCAACAGATTTAGCTTGATGGGTTGCTCAATGAAAATGATGTAGTTTTCACTCATTCctgaaaagagaaggaaggagacaTCATCCAAGTATTAAGGAAAtgagacaattaaaaaaaaaaatctcgggGGCAGAGGACAGTGAGCAGCCCTTTCTGGCACACAGTAGGCTAAATCCACAGAGTTTGAGATAGAAAGCATTCTTACCGAAGCTGTGATAGTAGGAGGGTTTCAGCTTATCCATTGGAGCAATGGAGCACAACACTTTCGCTCCCTCTAACGTCTCACTATGGTTTGACTTTTGTGGCGGGACCTGAATGATATTATACCTAGACCCTGGAAAGGAATACACCAAAGTTCAACACCACTGAGCTGTGAGACTGTCCACATTCATGAAACCAAAGTCAggttctgttcttttctttttccctagaATGCTAGGAACCGCtgtcacagctaaactgagcagaaaattaaaaaaacagtatTCAAGTCAATAAAACAATCAGAGGATTACctagcaaaaaaccaaaacctaaaccaaccaaccaagaaCGCCTGAAAGGATCTTCTCAGTCTGGTAGACTACCGTCTATCTGCAATACATTCCTTATGTTAACTTTGAGAATCCTGTAATAACAGGATCAGGAAGTTCATAGCTTGTGTatcaaaggaaatgaaaactttGAGCCTTGGTGATGACTGATGCTTATTTCAGAAGTCTGAGCATATGGGCAGGAAAGAATAGCATATTTGAATAATAATCTATAGTTTGGCCTCTCCAGCTGAAAACAGCATGTGCTGCAAAGCTAGATACTACTAAAgccaaaaggaaattaaaacagCAAGAATGAAAAATGGTCAAAACTGGGCAACTGTTCAGTGAACTGAAACCAGCCTGAGGTATCATAATAAAGGGCAATGGCTGTTTTCACAGCCCTCGGGCACCTGAAAAAGAAGGCTTTCATGTAACTGACAGTGAATGCTAGCTCCGAGCAGCCATGCCGGTGTAACTAGATTACAACTAGACGTAATGCTCATAGTTTCGGGAACGGGAAAAACATCTCAGGAAATTCAGCTTCACTCTGAGATAGCCAGGTCACTGTAATAACTTCCACCTTCTCTCCTGGGACCTTATGGTCCTTATTAAAAGCCAATTATTGTAAGCGGAGAACACGTGGGTAACTGTAACAATTCTTCGGATGAGGCTTCAATGCTGGATGGgactttaaaaatcattctcCTGTTTTCCATCAAAGCTTGGGAGAGGAAGAGTGGAATCTGTTGGGTATTCACAGGCCAATGTCAGAAGCATCTGAAACTAATTGCCGAGAGAAGCCGTTTTTATGGGACAGACTGACATGCTGAAATAAGAACTAATATGGTTTGCCATCATTTTCACAGAGAAACAGCAATTTCAAGGTCTCTTTAGACACTGAAGTTTCTTCAACAACTGCTCCTTGAAGCAACAGCAAGCAGCACCCTGTATACCCTGCCCACAAACCAGTCTTACCATGTTTCCCATAGGAATTTCCCATGTTGTACGTTGTCCCATCAGACTCATAATGAGGATGAGCAGTGGCCCCATTCACTGCAACAAATTTGCTCCAGTCTACCTGCAAATGCCAAAGTGTTTCTGTCAGTAAAGAAGTTTCCTGTTGCTCTGCAGCAAGCCACAGACTTTCTAAATGTCGGGTTTGTGAAAGTCTGAGGAAGACTATCTTGATGATTATGGCCCTAATGTGGGATCTGGACTTAAGCCTTCATATTCCCAGTGACCTTCCTGAAATCCTTGAAACTGAACACTGTTTCTCTCTGGTTTAGTCCTACCAGTACAATGGGACTAACAGCTCTAGCTGTTCCTCTAGGAGACATGGACATGACTAACGGCAGGAAGCGCTGACACAGCGGCAACGTTGCCTGCATGAGCATTTTAGCTAGGACCCTATGTCATCATGACAGACAGACATGAGTGAAGAAACAGTCATTGCCCCAAAAGTCACCAAGTTTTTTGAAAGCACCCATAAC
This region of Caloenas nicobarica isolate bCalNic1 chromosome 26, bCalNic1.hap1, whole genome shotgun sequence genomic DNA includes:
- the BCO2 gene encoding carotenoid-cleaving dioxygenase, mitochondrial produces the protein MNKEIKNLLSKYAHILRNELHMKSRWHLSHHYPLSSFTEGGLNRKLIGFKAAKSDQQSSAGLKNFLLSPAKEQITFHSPKGLQCISPLIQTVEETPQPIPAKIKGHIPKWINGNLLRNGPGKFEFGEEKFNHWFDGMALLHQFQLENGIVTYRSKFLQSSSYLTNSQHNRIVVSEFGTLAMPDPCKSVFGRFMSRFEMPQPSDNANVNYVVYKGDYYVSNENIFMYKVDPETLETKEKVDWSKFVAVNGATAHPHYESDGTTYNMGNSYGKHGSRYNIIQVPPQKSNHSETLEGAKVLCSIAPMDKLKPSYYHSFGMSENYIIFIEQPIKLNLLQIITSKLRGKAIADGISWEPQYNTCFHVVNKHTGEVLPGQWYSKPFATFHQINAFEDHGCVVLDLCCQDDGTTLATYKLQNLRSSGEGLDQIYDSISRAFPRRFVLPLNVNADTPVGKNLNPLSYTLARAVKDADGKVWCTHENLYPEGFEKVGGLEFPQINYSRYNGRRYRYFYGCGFQHLIGDSLIKVDVETKNFKIWQEDGSYPSEPVFVPVPNATAEDSGVILSVVVSLTENQSAFLLVLDAETFRELGRAEVPVQMPYGFHGIFTSH